A single region of the Streptomyces sp. ITFR-16 genome encodes:
- a CDS encoding DUF3817 domain-containing protein yields MDIKTATALHRLRLISIPEALSFPALIIFGSVLSRVSDIDFLMMPLGMLHGVLFVIYVVLLLDVWAKTKWPLKRVAFFFLLCLLPFGGLYGDKVLKRYEADGVIAARARREGTVSA; encoded by the coding sequence GTGGACATCAAGACCGCTACCGCCCTGCACCGGCTGCGCCTCATCTCGATTCCCGAGGCGCTCTCCTTCCCGGCGCTGATCATCTTCGGCTCGGTCCTGAGCCGGGTCTCCGACATCGACTTCCTGATGATGCCGCTCGGCATGCTGCACGGCGTGCTCTTCGTGATCTACGTCGTGCTGCTGCTGGACGTCTGGGCGAAGACCAAGTGGCCGCTCAAGCGCGTCGCCTTCTTCTTCCTGCTCTGCCTGCTGCCGTTCGGCGGGCTGTACGGCGACAAGGTGCTCAAGCGCTACGAGGCCGACGGCGTCATCGCCGCCCGGGCCCGCCGGGAAGGCACGGTCAGCGCATGA
- a CDS encoding AIM24 family protein, whose product MFRLQGSKTLAVDLTGDAVKAKNGSMVAYDGRMTFKKMTGGGEGLRGMVTRRLTGEQMTVMQVTGQGTCYFADRASEINLVSLHGDKLYVEASNLLCTDAGLRTGTTFTGLRGGASGNGLFTTTVEGTGQAAIMSDGTAVVLRVSAQYPLFVDPGAYIAHQGNLQQNFQSGVNFRTLIGEGSGESFQIRFEGEGLVYVQPSERNTIGGDV is encoded by the coding sequence ATGTTCCGACTCCAGGGAAGCAAGACGCTCGCCGTCGATCTGACCGGCGATGCCGTCAAGGCGAAGAACGGCTCGATGGTCGCGTACGACGGCCGGATGACGTTCAAGAAGATGACCGGCGGCGGTGAGGGACTGCGCGGCATGGTGACCCGCCGGCTGACCGGCGAGCAGATGACCGTGATGCAGGTGACCGGGCAGGGCACCTGCTACTTCGCCGACCGCGCGAGCGAGATCAACCTCGTCTCGCTGCACGGCGACAAGCTGTACGTCGAGGCGAGCAACCTGCTGTGCACCGACGCGGGGCTGCGCACCGGGACCACGTTCACCGGGCTGCGCGGCGGGGCGTCGGGCAACGGCCTGTTCACCACCACCGTGGAGGGCACCGGACAGGCGGCGATCATGTCGGACGGCACCGCCGTGGTGCTGCGGGTCTCCGCCCAGTACCCGCTGTTCGTCGACCCGGGGGCCTACATCGCCCATCAGGGCAACCTCCAGCAGAACTTCCAGTCCGGGGTGAACTTCCGGACGCTGATCGGCGAGGGTTCTGGCGAGTCCTTCCAGATCCGCTTCGAGGGCGAGGGGCTCGTGTACGTGCAGCCCAGCGAGCGGAACACCATCGGGGGCGATGTCTGA
- a CDS encoding AIM24 family protein, which produces MPFREINSKMVEATVVPGQKMFSQRGAMLAYRGEVSFTPNIQGGQGGVMSMIGRRMANEATPLMTVEGSGTVMFGHGGHHIQVITLTGDTLYVEADRLLAFDGTLEQGTMFMGSQGGVMGMVRGQVTGQGLFTTTLRGHGAVAVMAHGGVIELPISPGREVHVDPQAYVAHHGDVRNKLSTAIGWRDMVGRGSGEAFQLELSGSGAVYVQASEEKL; this is translated from the coding sequence ATGCCGTTCCGTGAGATCAACTCCAAGATGGTCGAGGCGACGGTGGTCCCCGGCCAGAAGATGTTCAGCCAGCGCGGCGCGATGCTCGCCTACCGGGGCGAGGTCTCCTTCACCCCGAACATCCAGGGCGGCCAGGGCGGGGTGATGTCGATGATCGGCCGCCGGATGGCGAACGAGGCGACCCCGCTGATGACGGTCGAGGGCAGCGGCACGGTGATGTTCGGCCACGGCGGCCACCACATCCAGGTGATCACGCTGACCGGGGACACCCTCTACGTGGAGGCGGACCGGCTGCTCGCCTTCGACGGCACCCTGGAGCAGGGCACGATGTTCATGGGCTCGCAGGGCGGAGTGATGGGCATGGTGCGCGGCCAGGTGACCGGGCAGGGCCTGTTCACCACGACACTCAGGGGCCATGGCGCGGTGGCGGTGATGGCGCACGGCGGGGTCATCGAGCTGCCGATCTCCCCGGGCCGCGAGGTGCACGTGGACCCGCAGGCGTACGTGGCGCACCACGGCGACGTACGCAACAAGCTCTCCACCGCGATCGGCTGGCGCGACATGGTGGGGCGCGGCTCGGGCGAGGCGTTCCAGCTGGAGCTGAGCGGCAGTGGTGCGGTGTACGTCCAGGCGTCGGAGGAGAAGCTGTGA
- a CDS encoding AIM24 family protein yields MSTPVIFDPMTLPSDDNVNAYTFCVELKGSQWFLQKGKMIAYYGRIDFNGIGHGRFERLVRSSFHSPLHASDWVVAEGSGKMLLADRAFDVNSYDLDDGNLTIRSGNLLAYQPTLALKQSIVPGFLTLIGTGKFVAASNGAVVFMEPPLRVDPQALVGWADCPSPCHHYDHGYMTGVMGGLRALTGIGGASGEEHQFEFVGAGTVLLQSSEQLMAEQPTGGVPQQAGAGVPGAGQPGSTPRAPGQLGDLQRRFGL; encoded by the coding sequence GTGAGCACGCCCGTGATCTTCGATCCGATGACGCTGCCGTCGGACGACAACGTCAACGCGTACACCTTCTGTGTGGAGCTCAAGGGGAGCCAGTGGTTCCTGCAGAAGGGCAAGATGATCGCCTACTACGGGCGGATCGACTTCAACGGCATCGGGCACGGCCGCTTCGAGCGCCTGGTCCGTTCGAGCTTCCACTCGCCGCTGCACGCCAGTGACTGGGTGGTGGCCGAGGGCAGCGGCAAGATGCTGCTCGCGGACCGGGCCTTCGATGTGAACTCCTACGACCTGGACGACGGGAACCTGACGATCCGGTCCGGCAACCTGCTGGCGTACCAGCCGACGCTGGCGCTGAAGCAGTCGATCGTGCCGGGGTTCCTGACGCTGATCGGCACCGGGAAGTTCGTCGCCGCGTCCAACGGGGCGGTGGTCTTCATGGAGCCGCCGCTGCGGGTCGACCCGCAGGCGCTGGTGGGCTGGGCGGACTGCCCCTCGCCGTGCCACCACTACGACCACGGCTACATGACGGGCGTGATGGGCGGGCTGCGGGCGCTGACCGGGATCGGCGGCGCCTCGGGCGAGGAGCACCAGTTCGAGTTCGTGGGCGCGGGCACGGTGCTGCTCCAGTCCTCCGAGCAGCTGATGGCCGAGCAGCCGACGGGCGGAGTGCCCCAGCAGGCGGGCGCGGGCGTACCGGGGGCGGGTCAGCCGGGGTCCACCCCCCGCGCCCCCGGTCAGCTGGGGGACCTCCAGCGTCGCTTCGGTTTGTGA
- a CDS encoding MarR family transcriptional regulator, whose amino-acid sequence METETATRWLSDAEQCAWRTHLDVSRLLMHQLEKDLQPFGLTNNDYEILVNLSESEDRRMRMSDLAGATLQSKSRLSHQITRMESAGLVRRENCESDRRGLYAVLTEEGAETMRKVAPHHVASVRKHFMDLLSPEALTQLHAALAPVAEHLRGRRG is encoded by the coding sequence ATGGAGACCGAGACGGCCACCCGCTGGCTGAGCGACGCTGAGCAGTGCGCCTGGCGCACCCACCTGGACGTCAGCAGGCTGCTGATGCACCAGCTGGAGAAGGATCTCCAGCCGTTCGGCCTGACCAACAACGACTACGAGATCCTCGTGAATCTCTCGGAGTCGGAGGACCGGCGCATGCGGATGAGCGACCTCGCCGGCGCCACCCTCCAGTCCAAGAGCCGGCTCTCGCACCAGATCACCCGCATGGAGAGCGCGGGCCTGGTCCGCCGGGAGAACTGCGAGTCGGACCGCCGCGGACTGTATGCCGTCCTCACGGAGGAGGGCGCGGAGACGATGCGCAAGGTGGCACCGCACCATGTCGCCTCGGTCCGCAAGCACTTCATGGACCTGCTGAGCCCGGAGGCCCTGACCCAGCTCCACGCGGCCCTGGCGCCGGTGGCCGAGCATCTGCGGGGACGGCGGGGCTAG
- a CDS encoding HAMP domain-containing sensor histidine kinase, which translates to MRSVRARAALGATVVVALALTVAGLAVLLVLRANLTDQAGLQAEVAAREVAGQLALDVPFDRLDMGDEEDHPVQVTDEEGRVVAVSKDLEAVSGTGTDRVTPRPAPSPAVGDDDGDGDRHGGEDRDDDDDGGADPGRGEISTDEPDFSNGTATVDGDRAGYRFAAVEATTRAGLTLTVHAGAPLAAERRAVASVRGAMLTGLPVVLLVVAGVTWLVTRRALRPVEGIRREMAAITASEDLSRRVPEPGSHDEIARLARTTNETLTALESSVDRQRRFVADASHELRSPIASLRTQLEVGAAHPELLDVPGAVADTVRLQALAADLLLLARLDAGERPGRARVDLGALVREEAAQRTGDRIAVTVSVPEEGGPGVTGSRGQLARVVGNLLDNAERHAEGSVEVTVRAEGGGAVVAVTDDGAGVPEAERERIFERFVRLDDARSRDDGGAGLGLAIARDVAARHGGRLTVTAGAQGGARFELWLPAARPDAGAPDRP; encoded by the coding sequence GTGAGATCCGTACGGGCCAGGGCCGCGCTCGGTGCCACGGTGGTGGTCGCCCTCGCGCTGACCGTCGCCGGGCTCGCCGTCCTCCTCGTCCTGCGGGCCAACCTCACCGACCAGGCGGGCCTCCAGGCCGAGGTGGCGGCCCGCGAGGTCGCCGGACAGCTCGCCCTCGACGTGCCGTTCGACCGGCTGGACATGGGCGACGAGGAGGACCACCCGGTCCAGGTGACCGACGAGGAGGGCAGGGTGGTGGCCGTCTCCAAGGACCTGGAGGCGGTCTCCGGCACCGGCACCGACCGCGTCACCCCCCGGCCCGCCCCGTCCCCGGCGGTGGGCGACGACGACGGGGACGGCGATCGGCACGGCGGCGAGGACCGGGACGATGACGACGACGGGGGCGCCGACCCGGGCCGGGGCGAGATCTCCACGGACGAACCGGACTTCTCCAACGGCACCGCCACCGTCGACGGCGACCGGGCCGGCTACCGCTTCGCGGCGGTCGAGGCGACGACCCGCGCCGGTCTCACGCTGACCGTCCACGCGGGCGCCCCGCTCGCCGCCGAGCGGCGGGCCGTCGCCAGTGTGCGCGGGGCGATGCTGACCGGGCTGCCCGTCGTGCTCCTGGTCGTCGCGGGCGTGACCTGGCTGGTGACCCGGCGGGCGCTGCGCCCGGTCGAGGGGATCCGGCGCGAGATGGCCGCGATCACGGCGTCGGAGGATCTGAGCAGGCGCGTGCCGGAGCCCGGTTCGCACGACGAGATCGCCCGGCTGGCCCGTACCACCAACGAGACGCTCACCGCGCTGGAGTCCTCCGTCGACCGGCAGCGGCGGTTCGTCGCGGACGCCTCGCACGAGCTGCGCAGCCCGATCGCCTCGCTGCGCACCCAGCTGGAGGTGGGCGCCGCGCATCCCGAGCTGCTGGACGTGCCGGGCGCGGTCGCCGACACCGTACGGCTCCAGGCGCTCGCCGCCGATCTGCTGCTGCTGGCCCGGCTGGACGCGGGGGAGCGGCCCGGCAGGGCGCGGGTCGATCTGGGCGCGCTGGTCCGCGAGGAGGCCGCGCAGCGCACCGGGGACCGGATCGCGGTCACGGTGTCCGTGCCGGAGGAGGGCGGGCCCGGGGTGACCGGGTCGCGCGGGCAGCTGGCCAGGGTGGTCGGCAATCTGCTGGACAACGCCGAGCGGCACGCGGAGGGTTCGGTGGAGGTCACCGTGCGCGCGGAGGGCGGCGGCGCCGTCGTCGCGGTCACGGACGACGGGGCCGGGGTCCCGGAGGCGGAGCGCGAGCGGATCTTCGAGCGCTTCGTGCGCCTGGACGACGCCCGCTCCCGGGACGACGGCGGGGCCGGTCTGGGCCTCGCCATCGCCCGGGACGTGGCCGCCCGGCACGGCGGCCGGCTGACCGTGACCGCCGGGGCGCAGGGCGGCGCGCGCTTCGAACTGTGGCTGCCGGCCGCGAGGCCGGACGCCGGCGCGCCGGACAGGCCCTAG
- a CDS encoding response regulator transcription factor — MRLLIVEDEKRLAISLARGLTAEGFAVDVVHDGTEGLHRASEGVYDLVVLDIMLPGTNGYRICAALRAAGHEVPILMLTAKDGEYDEAEGLDTGADDYLTKPFSYVVLVARVRALLRRRGGSGSPVVAVGALRLDTAARRVRLGEDEIALTAKEFAVLEQLALRAGQVVSKADILEHVWDFAYDGDPNIVEVYVSTLRRKLGAGAIRTVRGAGYRLEAL, encoded by the coding sequence ATGCGCCTGTTGATCGTGGAGGACGAGAAGCGGCTGGCGATCTCCCTGGCCCGGGGGCTCACCGCCGAGGGATTCGCCGTGGACGTCGTGCACGACGGCACGGAGGGCCTGCACCGGGCCTCCGAGGGCGTGTACGACCTCGTGGTCCTCGACATCATGCTGCCCGGGACGAACGGCTACCGGATCTGCGCCGCCCTGCGCGCCGCCGGTCACGAGGTGCCGATCCTGATGCTGACCGCGAAGGACGGGGAGTACGACGAGGCGGAGGGCCTCGACACGGGCGCCGACGACTATCTGACCAAGCCGTTCAGCTATGTCGTGCTGGTCGCCCGCGTCCGCGCCCTGCTGCGCCGGCGCGGCGGCTCCGGCTCACCGGTGGTCGCCGTCGGGGCCCTGCGGCTGGACACCGCCGCCCGCCGCGTCCGGCTCGGTGAGGACGAGATCGCCCTCACCGCCAAGGAGTTCGCCGTGCTGGAACAGCTCGCGCTGCGCGCCGGACAGGTGGTGAGCAAGGCCGACATCCTGGAGCACGTCTGGGACTTCGCCTACGACGGCGACCCCAACATCGTCGAGGTGTACGTGAGCACCCTGCGCCGCAAGCTCGGCGCGGGGGCCATCCGCACGGTGCGCGGCGCCGGCTACCGGCTGGAGGCGCTGTGA
- a CDS encoding PepSY domain-containing protein has product MKRKIVIAAVTAAVLIGGGAATAVALADDDGHDRADDRSSSAGGTASGTTARTAVGDAVAAAVAAVPGTVTEAELDDEDGGLVWELDVYGSDKVWHDVTVDADDGRVLGKRVDHDDDRDRHAPRKTSVTLDEAVAAALRSTPGTVTSVELDGHDGRRGGATHWEVDVRGKDAKEHGLRVDAATGTVSADRSSDDDRGDDD; this is encoded by the coding sequence ATGAAGCGCAAGATCGTCATCGCAGCCGTCACCGCGGCCGTGCTCATCGGCGGCGGAGCCGCCACGGCCGTCGCCCTCGCGGACGACGACGGCCACGACAGGGCCGACGACCGGAGCAGTTCGGCCGGCGGCACGGCGAGCGGCACCACCGCCCGTACGGCGGTCGGTGACGCGGTCGCCGCCGCCGTGGCAGCCGTCCCGGGCACGGTGACCGAGGCCGAACTCGACGACGAGGACGGCGGGCTCGTCTGGGAGCTGGATGTGTACGGCTCCGACAAGGTCTGGCACGACGTCACGGTGGACGCGGACGACGGCAGGGTGCTCGGCAAGCGCGTCGACCACGACGACGACCGCGACCGCCACGCGCCCCGGAAGACCTCCGTCACGCTCGACGAGGCGGTCGCCGCCGCTCTGAGGTCCACCCCGGGGACGGTGACCTCGGTCGAACTGGACGGCCACGACGGCCGACGCGGCGGGGCCACCCACTGGGAGGTGGACGTCCGGGGCAAGGACGCGAAGGAGCACGGGCTGCGGGTCGACGCGGCGACGGGCACGGTCTCGGCGGACCGGTCGTCGGACGACGACCGCGGGGACGACGACTGA
- the meaB gene encoding methylmalonyl Co-A mutase-associated GTPase MeaB, with protein sequence MVDVPTLVEQARAGRPRAVARLISLVEGASPQLREVMAALAPLAGNAYVVGLTGSPGVGKSTSTSALVSAYRRQGKRVAVLAVDPSSPFSGGALLGDRVRMSDHASDPGVYIRSMATRGHLGGLAWSAPQAIRVLDAAGCDVILVETVGVGQSEVEIASQADTSVVLLAPGMGDGIQAAKAGILEIGDVYVVNKADRDGADATARELNHMLGLGESRKPGDWRPPIVKTVAARGEGIDEVVEALEKHRAWMEEHGVLAGRRAARAAREVETIAVTRLRERIGSLHGDRRLDALAERIVAGRLDPYAAADELVAGLTGEA encoded by the coding sequence ATGGTGGACGTCCCCACCCTGGTGGAGCAGGCCCGTGCGGGCAGGCCGCGGGCCGTGGCCCGGCTCATCTCCCTGGTGGAGGGGGCCTCGCCGCAGCTGCGCGAGGTGATGGCCGCGCTGGCGCCGCTGGCGGGCAACGCCTATGTGGTCGGCCTGACCGGTTCGCCCGGTGTCGGCAAGTCGACATCGACGTCGGCGCTCGTCTCCGCCTACCGGCGGCAGGGCAAGCGGGTGGCCGTCCTCGCCGTCGACCCGTCCTCGCCGTTCTCCGGCGGTGCGCTCCTCGGCGACCGGGTCCGGATGTCGGACCACGCGTCCGACCCGGGCGTCTACATCCGCTCCATGGCCACCCGCGGGCATCTGGGCGGGCTCGCCTGGTCGGCCCCGCAGGCGATCCGGGTGCTGGACGCGGCGGGCTGCGACGTGATCCTGGTGGAGACCGTGGGCGTCGGCCAGTCCGAGGTGGAGATCGCCTCCCAGGCCGACACCTCGGTCGTCCTGCTCGCGCCCGGCATGGGCGACGGGATCCAGGCCGCCAAGGCCGGAATCCTGGAGATCGGCGATGTGTACGTCGTCAACAAGGCCGACCGGGACGGCGCGGACGCCACCGCCCGCGAGCTCAACCACATGCTGGGCCTGGGCGAGTCCCGCAAGCCCGGCGACTGGCGGCCGCCGATCGTGAAGACGGTCGCCGCCCGGGGCGAGGGCATCGACGAGGTCGTCGAGGCCCTGGAGAAGCACCGGGCGTGGATGGAGGAGCACGGCGTCCTCGCCGGGCGGCGCGCCGCCCGCGCCGCCCGCGAGGTCGAGACGATCGCCGTCACCCGGCTCCGCGAGCGCATCGGGAGCCTGCACGGCGACCGCCGCCTCGACGCCCTGGCCGAACGCATCGTGGCCGGCCGGCTCGACCCGTACGCGGCGGCGGACGAACTGGTGGCGGGGCTCACCGGCGAGGCCTGA
- a CDS encoding acetyl-CoA C-acetyltransferase: protein MSGTTGTTSVIVAGARTPMGRLLGSLKSFSGADLGGIAIKAALDRAGIGGDQVEYVIMGQVLQAGAGQIPARQAAVKAGIPMNVPALTVNKVCLSGLDAIALADQLIRAGEFDVVVAGGQESMTNAPHLLPKSREGHKYGAIEMLDSMAYDGLTDAYENIPMGESTEKHNTRLGLDRAAQDAVGALSHQRAAAAQKNGLFEAEITPVEIPQRKGDPVLFAKDEGIRPETTAESLGKLRPAFAKDGTITAGTSSQISDGAAAVVVMSKAKAEELGLDWIAEIGAHGNVAGPDNSLQSQPSNAIRHALKKEGIGVEDLDLIEINEAFAAVAVQSMKDLGVTSDKVNVNGGAIALGHPIGMSGARVVLHLALELKRRGGGTGAAALCGGGGQGDALIIRVPGK, encoded by the coding sequence ATGTCAGGAACGACCGGTACCACCTCCGTGATCGTCGCGGGCGCCCGTACGCCCATGGGCCGGCTCCTCGGCTCCCTGAAGAGCTTCTCCGGAGCCGACCTCGGCGGCATCGCCATCAAGGCGGCGCTGGACCGGGCCGGCATCGGCGGCGACCAGGTCGAGTACGTGATCATGGGCCAGGTGCTCCAGGCCGGGGCGGGGCAGATCCCGGCGCGCCAGGCGGCCGTCAAGGCCGGCATCCCGATGAACGTCCCGGCCCTCACCGTCAACAAGGTGTGTCTCTCCGGGCTCGACGCCATCGCCCTGGCGGACCAGCTGATCCGCGCCGGCGAGTTCGACGTCGTCGTGGCCGGCGGCCAGGAGTCCATGACGAACGCCCCGCACCTGCTCCCGAAGTCCCGCGAGGGCCACAAGTACGGCGCCATCGAGATGCTGGACTCCATGGCGTACGACGGGCTGACCGACGCGTACGAGAACATCCCGATGGGTGAGTCCACCGAGAAGCACAACACCCGTCTCGGCCTGGACCGCGCGGCGCAGGACGCGGTCGGCGCCCTGTCCCACCAGCGTGCGGCCGCCGCCCAGAAGAACGGCCTCTTCGAGGCCGAGATCACCCCGGTCGAGATCCCGCAGCGCAAGGGCGACCCGGTCCTCTTCGCCAAGGACGAGGGCATCCGCCCCGAGACGACCGCCGAGTCGCTCGGCAAGCTGCGCCCGGCCTTCGCCAAGGACGGCACGATCACCGCCGGCACCTCCTCGCAGATCTCCGACGGGGCCGCCGCGGTCGTCGTCATGAGCAAGGCCAAGGCCGAGGAGCTGGGCCTGGACTGGATCGCCGAGATCGGCGCCCACGGCAACGTGGCGGGCCCGGACAACTCGCTCCAGTCGCAGCCGTCCAACGCCATCCGGCACGCCCTGAAGAAGGAGGGCATCGGCGTCGAGGACCTCGACCTCATCGAGATCAACGAGGCGTTCGCGGCCGTCGCGGTCCAGTCCATGAAGGACCTCGGCGTGACCTCGGACAAGGTCAACGTCAACGGCGGCGCCATCGCGCTCGGCCACCCGATCGGGATGTCCGGCGCCCGGGTGGTGCTGCACCTGGCGCTGGAGCTGAAGCGGCGCGGCGGCGGCACCGGTGCGGCGGCGCTGTGCGGCGGCGGCGGCCAGGGCGACGCGCTGATCATCCGCGTGCCCGGCAAGTAG
- the mce gene encoding methylmalonyl-CoA epimerase, translating to MLTRIDHIGIACFDLDKTVEFYRSTYGFEVFHSEINEEQGVREAMLKINETSDGGASYLQLLEPTREDSAVGKWLAKNGEGVHHIAFGTADVDADAADIREKGVRVLYDEPRTGSMGSRITFLHPKDCHGVLTELVTSRPEH from the coding sequence ATGCTGACGCGAATCGACCACATCGGGATCGCCTGTTTCGACCTCGACAAGACCGTCGAGTTCTACCGCTCGACCTACGGGTTCGAGGTCTTCCACTCCGAGATCAACGAGGAGCAGGGCGTACGGGAGGCCATGCTCAAGATCAACGAGACGTCCGACGGCGGCGCCTCCTACCTCCAGCTGCTGGAACCGACCCGCGAGGACTCCGCCGTGGGCAAATGGCTGGCCAAGAATGGGGAGGGCGTCCACCACATCGCGTTCGGTACGGCGGACGTGGACGCGGACGCCGCGGACATCCGCGAGAAGGGCGTCAGGGTGCTGTACGACGAGCCCAGGACGGGTTCGATGGGGTCCCGGATCACCTTCCTGCATCCCAAGGACTGCCACGGCGTCCTGACCGAACTGGTCACGTCCCGCCCGGAGCACTGA